One Nocardiopsis gilva YIM 90087 genomic window, GCGAAGAACCGCTGCTGAGCGCGCCATAGACTCCGGCACATGTTCCATGGAGAGGAAGAGAAGCTGCGGGTCGCCTTCGGGGAGCGGCCGGTGCGGATCTGGGGCTGGTGGTGGAGACGCCGCTACCGGTTCGCCGACTGGTTCTACGCGATCGCCCTCTGGCCGTGGATCATCGTGTTCACCCTTGCCCCGGACGTGGGGCTCGTAGGGCTGACCGCCCCCTTGACGGGACTGCTCGACGGATCCGCGGCATGGCCGCTCCAGGTGGTGGCCCTGGGCCTGGCGGGCTTCGTCTTCCCCACCGCGACCGCGGGCACGATCCTGTTCCGCCGAACACGCCCCCACTGGCTGCTGACGGCCGCGGCGATCATGATCTTCCTGTTCGGCAACCCGATTCCGATCGCGATCGCGCTCTACTCCTATGCCGCCTGGTTCTCCGACCGGAAGAAGCTTGCCAGCTGGACCCTGGTCATGGTGATCGGTCCGCCGGTGGCCTACTCGTTCACCACCGGAACCGTGTTCATGACGGTGAGTGTGTGGATCGTGTTCATCGCGCTCCCCCTCACCGCCGGGCTGTGGGTGGGCACCCGCCGCCAGCTCATCGAAAACCTGAAGGAACGGGCCGAGCGGCTGGAGCGCGAACAGCACCTCATGGCCGACCGCGCCATCTCGGCCGAGCGCACCCGCATCGCCCGCGAGATGCACGACGTCGTGGCCCACCGGGTCAGCCTGATGGTCTTGCACGCCGGTGGCCTGGAGGTGTCTGCCACCGACGACAGGACCATCGAGACCGCCGGGCTGATCCGCAGCACCGGCCGCGAGGCCCTGTCGGAACTCCGCGAGATCCTCGGCGTCCTGCGCGACGACCCCGCCTCCGAGGCCCCCACCGCCCCGCAGCCCGTCCTCTCCGACCTCGCCCGGCTGATCTCCGATTGGCGGGCCGCCGGAATGGCGATCGACTGGCGCACGACCGGCTCCCCGCGCGCCCTCCCCGCCCAGCTGGAGCGCACCGCCTTCCGGACGGTGCAGGAGGCACTGACGAACGCGGGCAAGCACGCGCCGGGCGGCGCGGTGGTGGTCCGCATGGACTACGGTGACGACGATCTGGAGATCGCGGTCACGAACGAACCCCCCGGCCCCGTCACCGGACCGCGACCGGAACCCCCGCCCAGCAGCGGCTATGGTCTCGCGGGGCTGCGCGAGCGCGTCGCGCTGGCCGGTGGCAGCCTGTCAGCGGGCCCGTATCCGGACGGCGGGTGGCAGGTACGCGCTATCTTGCCTGTGGGGGCGCATGTGCCTGAAGAGACGGGGGACGACGCGGGTGATCCGCACGATACTGATCGATGACGAGCAGCTGGTCCGCTCGGGCCTGAAGATGATCCTGGACTCGGCCGACGACATCGAGGTCGTCGGGGAGGGATCCGACGGCGCCGAGGCGGTTCGGCTGGCCCGCGGACTCCAGCCCGACGTCGTGCTGCTCGACATCCGCATGCCCGGCGTCGACGGCCTGACCGCCGCCACGGAACTGGCGGCCCTGCCCAACCCGCCCAAGGTCGTCCTCCTCACCACCTTCGATCTGGACGAGTACGTGCACCGGGCGCTTCGCGCCGGGGCCGTGGGCTTCCTTCTCAAGGACACCCCGCCGCGCGACCTCATCACGGCCGTGCGCACCATCGACGAGGGCAACGCCATGCTCGCCCCCAGCGTCACCAAGCGCATGCTGGAGCGCTTCGCCGCACCGGCCTCCGACGAGGCCCCGGTCGCCGCCAAGCGGCTGGAGGTGCTCAGCGACCGCGAGCGGGACGTCCTCATCGCGATCGCCCGCGGCATGTCCAACGCCGAGGTCGGCCGCGAACTGGGCATGCGCGAAGCCACCGTCAAGGCCCACGTCAGCCGCATCCTGTCCAAACTCGCCATGACCAACCGCGTGCAGGCGGCCATCCTCGCCCACGACGCGGGCTGGGTGTAGCGCGCCGACGGTCGGCGCGGTGCTCACGGTGTCGGGCGCTCCGTCGCGTGCAGGTACAGCAGCGCACTCACGGAAGTGCCACCGATGACCTTGCCCTCGCCGACCAGCTTCGGCACGTCGGCGAGCGGCACCCACTCGATGCGTTCGGACTCCCAATCGTCCGCGGGATCGCCGATGTGCTCGGCTGACTCGGCGACGAAGATGTGGTGCTCGCTGTCGCTGACTCCCGGCGTGGGGTGGACGTGGATCAGGGGGCGCAGCGGTCCTGGCCGCCACCCGGTTTCTTCCTCCACCTCGCGTGCTGCCGCCGCGATCGGGGCCTCGCCGTCGTGGACGCCGCCCATGGGAATCTCGTAGCCCCACGTGTCGGTGATGAAGCGGTGCCGCCACTCCAGCAGCACCTCGTCGCGGTCGTTCATGATCACCGCGCCCGCCCCTGGCCCGGTACGGATGATCCGGTGCTCCAGGTGCCGCCCGCCGGAGACCTCCACGTCCGCGGCCCGGATGTCCAACCACGGATCGGTGTAGAGCGGCTTCTCAGAGCGGACGACCCAGCGCATGCGTACTCCCCGTGTCTGTCGGCGGTGTCGGCCCAAGGCAATCACAACGCGGGTGCCGCGCTCCCGGCACGGTCAGCGGCCGACAGACGAAATGGGGAGGTCGTTGCGCCGCGCACGCCGCCCGCATCCTCCCAGCGTGTCGCCACTCTAAGCGATCATCTTGTGATACATGGTGACGCATGACTGATATTCCTGGACCAGACGCGTACAACGAGATCAATCACCACATGGGCGGGGACCGCACTGGAGACTTTCTGGAGGGTGTCGGCACGGTCCTAGGGGTGGTGGCAAAGAACGAAGGTGGCGCCGTGAGCCCGGAGACGGCCGAGCAGGCCGCACTGGCACTCCAACTACTCAACGGCCTTGTCGGCTAGCGCTACCGCCCGCGTACACATAAGGACGGCCGCACACGCAAGGCGAACGCGTGCGGCCGACCTTGTGGGCACCGCCTAGCTGCTCGGGCAAAGGCGCTGGTCCTGACCGCCGTTCACGCTCGCCTCGACGCAGCCTCCGGGGAGACCGGAGTCGGGGTCGGTCGCGTCGCCGAAGTTGGCGGTGACGGTGAGAGCACCGTCGCCGAACTCGCTGCGCTGGACCAGGTTGTCGTCGGACAGGTACTCGAACCCGGTCATCGGCTCGGTGGCCGCCGCCTCGTGCAGTGGCTGGAAGAACTTCTGCAGCTGGGCGATCTCCTCGCCGTGCTCATCGACCGCATCCTCGTTGAGGACGAGGTTGATCGGCGTGTTGTAGAGCATCGCGAGCAGGACGCGGTCCCGCTTCTGCTCCGGCAGCTTGTAGAGCGGCATCTCCCAGCGGTCGGTACTGATCAGTGAGTCGTGCAGGACCGTCTGGTACAGCGGCACCCGGTAGGCAGGGTCGAACATGGCCTTGGCAAGAGCGTCGGACAGAGTGGCGGGCTGGAAGAAGAATTTCGGGCCGGTCACCGGGGCCCAGCCGCCCCACTGCTCCTTGTCCCGTTCGAGCGCCCAGAGGCCGTCGGCGACGGGGGTCGAGGAGCCGTGGCTGAACGCGATGACCTCGTTGGCCCAGCCGACGGCCGACTCCGAGCCGAGCACGAGCCCGTCGTCTTCGGAGACGCGGCGCATGCGCTCGATGCGGTTGTCCCGGTCCTGGGCCTGGGTCATCGGGTGGTCGGGGCTGTAGTCGTCGAAGAGCTCACCCGCCGCGTCGACGTCCAGGAAGTAGCTCGTGGCGCCGTTGGCGGTCATCTCCTTCACACGGTCGGCGATGTAGGCCTGGGTGTCCTTGTTGTCCGCGATGGCCTGGGAGCTGAGGTAGCAGCCGCGGTCACCGAACCCCGACTTGGGCTCGCCGTCGGCCTCGATCACGCAGTCCTTCGGATAGACGCCCTCGGGCCACACCGAGGTGGGCGAGTCGGACTCATCGGGGTCCTGCGCATTGGCCCAGGAGTCGTAGGGGCCGACGAGGTATCCGGCGTCGTTGGCG contains:
- a CDS encoding sensor histidine kinase is translated as MFHGEEEKLRVAFGERPVRIWGWWWRRRYRFADWFYAIALWPWIIVFTLAPDVGLVGLTAPLTGLLDGSAAWPLQVVALGLAGFVFPTATAGTILFRRTRPHWLLTAAAIMIFLFGNPIPIAIALYSYAAWFSDRKKLASWTLVMVIGPPVAYSFTTGTVFMTVSVWIVFIALPLTAGLWVGTRRQLIENLKERAERLEREQHLMADRAISAERTRIAREMHDVVAHRVSLMVLHAGGLEVSATDDRTIETAGLIRSTGREALSELREILGVLRDDPASEAPTAPQPVLSDLARLISDWRAAGMAIDWRTTGSPRALPAQLERTAFRTVQEALTNAGKHAPGGAVVVRMDYGDDDLEIAVTNEPPGPVTGPRPEPPPSSGYGLAGLRERVALAGGSLSAGPYPDGGWQVRAILPVGAHVPEETGDDAGDPHDTDR
- a CDS encoding NUDIX domain-containing protein; protein product: MRWVVRSEKPLYTDPWLDIRAADVEVSGGRHLEHRIIRTGPGAGAVIMNDRDEVLLEWRHRFITDTWGYEIPMGGVHDGEAPIAAAAREVEEETGWRPGPLRPLIHVHPTPGVSDSEHHIFVAESAEHIGDPADDWESERIEWVPLADVPKLVGEGKVIGGTSVSALLYLHATERPTP
- a CDS encoding response regulator → MIRTILIDDEQLVRSGLKMILDSADDIEVVGEGSDGAEAVRLARGLQPDVVLLDIRMPGVDGLTAATELAALPNPPKVVLLTTFDLDEYVHRALRAGAVGFLLKDTPPRDLITAVRTIDEGNAMLAPSVTKRMLERFAAPASDEAPVAAKRLEVLSDRERDVLIAIARGMSNAEVGRELGMREATVKAHVSRILSKLAMTNRVQAAILAHDAGWV